A region of Vigna radiata var. radiata cultivar VC1973A chromosome 10, Vradiata_ver6, whole genome shotgun sequence DNA encodes the following proteins:
- the LOC106776038 gene encoding probable 6-phosphogluconolactonase 4, chloroplastic, protein MAETNKAVVEVFEGEDLAVSLAKYVADLSNKFTSERGAFTVCLSGGSMIDNLRKLPEYLDSIEWSKWQVFWLDERVVPKTHEDSNYKLALDGFLCKVPIPPGNVYAINDTLSAEEAADDYERRIRELVDKNLITLSPSSGFPKFDLMLLGMGPDGHVASLFPGHPLVQENKRWVTFIKDSPKPPPERITFTFPVINASAYAALVVTGKKEADAIHSALGKSENPVKLPVALVSPEGELKWFLDKDAASKL, encoded by the exons ATGGCGGAGACCAACAAGGCTGTCGTCGAGGTATTCGAAGGAGAGGATCTTGCCGTCTCTCTGGCCAAATACGTTGCCGATCTCTCCAATAAATTCACTTCGGAAAGGGGGGCTTTCACCGTTTGCTTGTCTGGTGGCTCTATGATCGATAATCTCCG GAAACTGCCGGAATATCTTGATTCTATTGAATGGTCCAAATGGCAAGTGTTTTGGCTGGATGAGAGGGTCGTGCCTAAGACTCATGAAGATAGTAATTACAAGCTTGCTTTAGATGGGTTTCTCTGCAAG GTACCAATTCCTCCGGGCAATGTGTATGCAATCAATGATACTCTTTCAGCTGAGGAAGCAGCCGATGACTATGAGAGACGTATCAGAGAATTGGTCGATAAAAATTTGATTACTTTATCACCGAGCAGTGGATTTCCAAAATTTGATCTCATGCTGCTGGGCATGGGCCCTGATGGCCACGTAGCTTCTTTGTTCCCAGGTCATCCTCTTGTGCAGGAGAATAAAAGATGGGTTACCTTCATCAAGGACTCCCCCAAACCACCCCCAGAGAGAATAACTTTCACCTTTCCAGTGATCAATGCCTCTGCTTACGCAGCGCTTGTGGTGACTGGCAAGAAGGAAGCAGATGCAATTCACTCCGCGTTAGGAAAATCTGAAAATCCTGTTAAGCTTCCTGTTGCATTGGTTTCCCCTGAAGGGGAGTTGAAATGGTTCTTAGACAAAGACGCAGCCTCAAAGCTGTAG